In a single window of the Ooceraea biroi isolate clonal line C1 chromosome 8, Obir_v5.4, whole genome shotgun sequence genome:
- the LOC105285816 gene encoding probable U2 small nuclear ribonucleoprotein A', with translation MVKLTPDLIEQSMQYINPVRDRELDLRGYKIPTIENLGATLDQFDTIDFSDNDIRKLDGFPLLKRIKTLFFNNNRIVRIAEGLEHCIPNLQTLMLTGNMIQELGDLEPLIPLQNLANLCLLQNPVSAKPQYRQYVVYRFPQLKLLDFRKIKQKEREAAIEYFRSKRGKEMAREIAKKVKAQAAGMSTDKPLTTPEERNKIREAITNASSLEEVQRLSKLLQAGHIPGEERLQNGNGTVEPMEEDDD, from the exons ATGGTGAAACTGACGCCAGACTTGATAGAGCAGTCGATGCAGTACATTAATCCCGTGCGAGATCGCGAGTTGGATCTGAGAG GATACAAGATACCCACGATTGAAAACCTGGGCGCGACTTTG gATCAATTTGATACAATAGATTTTTCCGATAACGATATACGTAAACTGGACGGATTTCCGCTGTTGAAAAGAATAAAGACCCTGTTCTTCAATAATAATCGTATCGTCAGAATCGCTGAAGGATTAGAGCACTGCATACCAAACTTACAAACTCTGATGTTAACCGGCAACATGATACAAGAACTGGGAGACCTGGAGCCGCTGATACCACTGCAAAATCTCGCGAATCTGTGTTTGCTTCAAAATCCAGTGTCGGCCAAACCGCAGTACAGACAGTACGTCGTATACAGATTTCCACAGCTCAAGTTGCTCGACTTTCGAAAGATCAAGCAGAAGGAACGCGAGGCAGCGATCGAGTACTTCAGAAGCAAACGTGGCAAGGAGATGGCACGTGAAAtagcaaagaaagtgaaggCGCAGGCAGCTGGTATGTCTACGGACAAGCCCTTGACCACTCCTGAGGAACGTAACAAAATTCGCGAAGCCATCACGAACGCCTCCTCCTTGGAAGAGGTGCAGAGACTTAGCAAATTATTACAGGCTGGTCATATACCTGGCGAGGAACGATTGCAAAACG GCAACGGAACAGTGGAACCTATGGAAGAGGATGATGATTAA
- the LOC105285817 gene encoding NADH dehydrogenase [ubiquinone] 1 beta subcomplex subunit 7, which translates to MGNYWVSAHITHPDTTPRHESAPTFDPMLGFPKGRKPREMKMSEEDMMAAKIPLKQRDFCAHKWMELHECKRIHYPLMLKCAHKKHEYEQCQVEDYTIRLKEYERERRLRERQKRKQQAAAA; encoded by the exons ATGGGTAATTATTGGGTTTCGGCTCATATAACGCATCCTGATACGACACCTCGACATGAATCGGCACCGACCTTCGACCCTATGCTGGGGTTTCCGAAAGGTCGAAAGCCCCGAG AGATGAAGATGTCAGAGGAGGATATGATGGCTGCAAAGATCCCACTTAAgcaacgtgatttttgtgctCACAAGTGGATGGAGTTACATGAATGTAAGAGAATTCATTATCCCCTCATGCTAAAGTGCGCCCACAAGAAACACGAGTACGAACAATGTCAAGTTGAAGA TTATACCATAAGATTAAAGGAATACGAGAGAGAACGCCGTCTCCGCGAAAGACAGAAGAGAAAACAACAAGCAGCAGCCGCGTGA